The Nitrospirota bacterium genomic sequence GGTTAAATTGTACGTTGAAGAGATTGGTTCTGAGAAAATCAGGAAGATAGCACATGGTGCAACGGCCATTTCCACCTCAAAAATAGCATATACAGAAGCAAGGTCTGCTTTCGCAAGGAAACAGAAGGAAGATGGTTTCTCTGTTAACACACTGCGAAAAATCGTCGATGATTTAAACCGCGACTGGGAAAGCTATTTTGTCATCGAAATTACGGATGGATTGATAAGGTCTGCTGGTGACATTGCGGAAAAATATCTCCTCAGGGGTTTTGATTCCATTCATTTGGCCTCCGCCCTCAATCTGAAAAGTAAAATCAGGACCGAGATACATTTTTCAAGCAATGATACCAGACTGAATCAAGCTGCGGAAAGAGAAGGGCTTATAGTTTTATGAGGAGATGTGTTGGAAGGCTAAAGCTCCCTTAATGAACCTCTCTGCAGCAAGCTACAGGTATCTAAAAGTTGAACCTTTGTTTTTATTGTTATCCTTCCTGCTTGTCAGAAATCCTTCCTGCTCTTGTCCCGAAGCTTCGGGATCGGTTCGGAATCCTTCTCTCTTTTGTCACTCCAGCTTGTCTGGAGTCTTTTTGGAAGAAAGATTGCGGACAAGCCGCAATGACAGGAAAGGGACAAGCCAGAATGACACGTAGACTAAGGTCTTGGTTACATTTTAGATGACGCAATTCAAACTCTTTACAAGGTAAAACCTTTAGAGTTATAATTTAGAAATGAAGAAACGGACTATTATAATTCTTGTTTTAATATCAATAGTTTTAGGGGTTTTTATAGGTACTAACTGGGATGCCCTGTTTTATATATACAAACCCTTCCCTCAGGTTTATCCCCCGAAAGTACCGCAGGAACTGAAAAGGACAGGAGAGGCATTTTCTGATATAGTAAAGTCTGTTGGCCCCTCTGTTGTTAACGTATCTGCGACGAAGAGTGTTAAAAAAGGTTTATCTCCGTTTGCACCTTATTTTGAAGGCCCATCCGGAGATTTTTCTGGAGAGCCTTTTCACAATTTTAAATCGCCGAAGCGGTGGAAAGAGCGGAGCCTTGGCTCAGGCGTTATAGTCTCTCCAGACGGCTATATAGTCACAAACTACCATGTGGTAGAAGAGGCTGATGAAATAAAAGTTACCCTTATAGACAAACGGGATTTTAAGGGTAAAGTTGTTGGCTCCGACCCAAAGACAGACCTTGCAATTATAAAAATAAAGGCGAATGGTCTTCCGGTAATACCATGGGGTAATTCAGACAAACTCCAGGTCGGGGAATTTGTCCTTGCTATTGGCAGCCCATTTGGATTGAGCCATACAGTTACCATGGGGATAATAAGCGCTGTTGGGCGGGCAAATGTGGGGATTGCGGATTATGAAGATTTTATTCAGACTGATGCGGCTATAAACCCTGGTAATTCTGGCGGTCCCCTTGTGAATATAAATGGAGAGCTTATCGGTATAACTACGGCGATATTTTCAAAAAGTGGAGGCTATCAGGGCATAGGCTTTGCAGTGCCCAGCAATATGGCCCGCCTGATAATGGAACAGCTACTTAAAAGTGGAAAGGTTACCAGAGGCTGGCTTGGGGTCAGTATCCAGGAGATTACACCCGAACTGGGCAGGGAATTTGGACTTAAAAGTCTGAAAGGCGCTCTTGTTAGCGAGGTCTTCAGAGGGAGCCCTGCAGAAAAAGCTGGAGTCAGAAGAGGAGATGTCATTCTGGAATTTAATGGTAAGACAATAGAGGATGTCGGCTACCTGAGAAATATGGTTGCCCAGACCTCCCCTGGTAGCAGTATCAAAATTAAAATAATAAGAGATGGAAAGACGATTAATGTTGAAGCAACCATCGCTGAGCTCCCAAAAGAAGTTTCTGAAGTAAAGCCCGATGTAGAAGAAGCATCAAAAGAAAGCGCCCTTGTTGGCCTGCATATAATGGATATAACGCAGGAGGTTGTTAAACAGTTAAGACTGCCCAGAGGAGAACAGGGAGTTGTGATTATACGTGTGGAGCCAGGTAGCCCGGCTGAAGAGATTGGCCTTAAAAGAGGAGATGTAATTCAGGAAATAAACAGGAAGAGAATCAATAATTCGAGGGATTTTAATGGGATTGCCTCACGGATAAAAGAGGGCGATACATTACTCTTATATGTCAACAGGGGTGGCAAGAAATTTTATGTTACCCTCAAAGCATATAGTTAAAGGAAGGGGGTGAAATAGTGCTTTTCAGAATTGTTTTTTTAGGTTTTTTTGTAATAGGCGGGTATTTCTTCGGTCTCAGAGAAGGGATGCCGTATGAGGGGATTGCAATAGGCTTTGGCATAGGCGTCCTCGGTCTTATTTTAGAGTTTCTTTTTAGTAAGGCTGGATTGGCTACGATACTCGGCGGCCTCATCGGAATGTCTATGGGGCTTATTCTTGCAAATCTTATTTACTATCCGGTTAAGTCTTTTTTCACTGGCGCAGAGGGCCTTTATATCTCTGTTATACTGAATTCTCTCTTAGGATATAGCGGTCTTCTTTTAGGCCTCAAAAAAGGCAGCAGCCTCGCCATGCCAAATCTCATTAAGGTCTTTAGAGGCGGTGGTGTCGAGGAGAACCAGAAGATTATTGATACCAGCGTCATAATAGACGGCAGGATCGCTGATGTCTGTGAAGCAGGTTTTGTAGAGGGAACATTTATCCTCCCGCAGTTTATTCTTCAGGAGCTCCAGCACGTTGCTGATTCTCCAGATTCTTTAAAGAGGGCGAGGGGCAGGAGGGGACTTGATGTCCTGCATAGGATACAGAAGATGTCAAACCTTACCGTAAAGATAGTGGATGAGGATTTTCCAAAGATAAAAGAGGTGGACTCAAAATTGGTTGCCCTGGCTAAAAAGATGAATGGTAAAATCATAACAAATGATTTCAATCTGAATAAGGTGGCTGAACTTCAGGGCGTAACGGTGCTGAATATTAATGAGCTGGCAAATGCCCTTAAACCGGTTGTATTGCCTGGCGAGGCCATGAATGTTTTTGTGCTTAAAGAAGGTAAGGAGTCGAGTCAGGGTGTTGCCTATTTGGATGACGGGACAATGGTAGTTGTTGAGAATGCGAGGAGGCTTATCGGTAGAAACATCGATATAACTGTTACGAGTGTGCTCCAGACGACTGCAGGCAAAATGATTTTTGGAAAACTCAAGGAAGAGGTAGAAAGAGAAGAGTACAGGATGGCAAGAGAGGGATGAAGGCGAAAGTAATTGCTATAGTTCCTTCAGCAGGCATTGGCAAAAGGTTTGGTACTACAGGCAGGAAAACTTTTGTAGAGCTTGGCGGGATCCCTCTATTGATTCATACGCTTCAGAAGCTTCAAAAGGCAGAAGCTGTTACCGAGGTAGTCCCTGTCTTGAGGGAAGAAGACCTTGAGACAGGGCTTGAACTTGTTGAGTCCTATGGGTTGAGCAAAATAAAGAAGATTGCC encodes the following:
- a CDS encoding PIN domain-containing protein, whose product is MPYEGIAIGFGIGVLGLILEFLFSKAGLATILGGLIGMSMGLILANLIYYPVKSFFTGAEGLYISVILNSLLGYSGLLLGLKKGSSLAMPNLIKVFRGGGVEENQKIIDTSVIIDGRIADVCEAGFVEGTFILPQFILQELQHVADSPDSLKRARGRRGLDVLHRIQKMSNLTVKIVDEDFPKIKEVDSKLVALAKKMNGKIITNDFNLNKVAELQGVTVLNINELANALKPVVLPGEAMNVFVLKEGKESSQGVAYLDDGTMVVVENARRLIGRNIDITVTSVLQTTAGKMIFGKLKEEVEREEYRMAREG
- a CDS encoding type II toxin-antitoxin system VapC family toxin — translated: VKLYVEEIGSEKIRKIAHGATAISTSKIAYTEARSAFARKQKEDGFSVNTLRKIVDDLNRDWESYFVIEITDGLIRSAGDIAEKYLLRGFDSIHLASALNLKSKIRTEIHFSSNDTRLNQAAEREGLIVL
- a CDS encoding DegQ family serine endoprotease, translating into MKKRTIIILVLISIVLGVFIGTNWDALFYIYKPFPQVYPPKVPQELKRTGEAFSDIVKSVGPSVVNVSATKSVKKGLSPFAPYFEGPSGDFSGEPFHNFKSPKRWKERSLGSGVIVSPDGYIVTNYHVVEEADEIKVTLIDKRDFKGKVVGSDPKTDLAIIKIKANGLPVIPWGNSDKLQVGEFVLAIGSPFGLSHTVTMGIISAVGRANVGIADYEDFIQTDAAINPGNSGGPLVNINGELIGITTAIFSKSGGYQGIGFAVPSNMARLIMEQLLKSGKVTRGWLGVSIQEITPELGREFGLKSLKGALVSEVFRGSPAEKAGVRRGDVILEFNGKTIEDVGYLRNMVAQTSPGSSIKIKIIRDGKTINVEATIAELPKEVSEVKPDVEEASKESALVGLHIMDITQEVVKQLRLPRGEQGVVIIRVEPGSPAEEIGLKRGDVIQEINRKRINNSRDFNGIASRIKEGDTLLLYVNRGGKKFYVTLKAYS